A genome region from Micromonospora peucetia includes the following:
- a CDS encoding NADH-quinone oxidoreductase subunit M — protein MSDFPFLSVLTVAPLVGALVVAFLPRSRPELAKQVALGWSLLVLVLSVVMWVTFKVGGDRFQFRESYAWIPNWGVSFTFAADGIALVMLMLIAVLVPLVILASWHDAESSKRSVPVYFALLLVLECTMIGVFAAADVFLFYVFFEVMLVPMYFLIGSYGGHQRQYAAVKFFLYSLVGGLFMLAAVIGLWVVGGKTFDWQALSQVDISNGTERWLFLGFFLAFAIKAPFFPFHTWLPDAGGAAPAGAAALLVGVLDKVGTFGILRYCLPLFPDAAKWFAPWALALGVIGIIYAALLAVGQNDLKRLVSYTSIAHFGFIGVGIFAFTTQAGTGAVLYMVNHGLATGLLFLVVGMLITRRGSALISDFGGAGKLVPLLAGVLFFAGLASLALPGTAPFVSEFLVLIGTFTVNKPVAVIATLGIILAAAYVLWMVQRTTQGTLNPALTQIDGMRRDLNLREKFVVAPLIALIVLFGFYPKPVIDVINPAVQATMQDVGRTDPAPTSGGTVQEAAK, from the coding sequence ATGTCCGACTTCCCGTTCCTCTCGGTGCTCACCGTGGCACCGCTGGTCGGTGCCCTGGTGGTGGCCTTCCTGCCGCGCAGCCGGCCGGAGCTGGCCAAGCAGGTGGCGCTCGGTTGGTCGCTGCTGGTGCTGGTGCTGTCGGTGGTCATGTGGGTGACCTTCAAGGTCGGCGGTGACCGCTTCCAGTTCCGCGAGTCCTACGCGTGGATCCCGAACTGGGGCGTCAGCTTCACCTTCGCCGCCGACGGCATCGCGCTGGTGATGCTGATGCTGATCGCGGTGCTCGTGCCGCTGGTGATCCTGGCGTCCTGGCACGACGCCGAGTCGTCCAAGCGTTCGGTGCCCGTCTACTTCGCCCTGCTGCTCGTCCTCGAGTGCACGATGATCGGCGTCTTCGCCGCCGCCGACGTCTTCCTGTTCTACGTGTTCTTCGAGGTCATGCTGGTGCCGATGTACTTCCTCATCGGCAGCTACGGCGGCCACCAGCGGCAGTACGCGGCGGTGAAGTTCTTCCTCTACTCGCTGGTCGGCGGCCTGTTCATGCTCGCCGCGGTGATCGGCCTGTGGGTGGTCGGCGGAAAGACCTTCGACTGGCAGGCGCTGTCCCAGGTGGACATCTCCAACGGCACGGAGCGCTGGCTGTTCCTCGGCTTCTTCCTCGCGTTCGCCATCAAGGCGCCGTTCTTCCCGTTCCACACCTGGCTGCCGGACGCCGGTGGTGCGGCTCCGGCGGGCGCGGCGGCGCTGCTGGTCGGCGTGCTCGACAAGGTCGGCACCTTCGGCATCCTGCGCTACTGCCTGCCGCTGTTCCCGGACGCGGCCAAGTGGTTCGCCCCGTGGGCGCTGGCGCTGGGCGTGATCGGCATCATCTACGCCGCGCTGCTGGCGGTCGGCCAGAACGACCTGAAGCGGCTGGTGTCGTACACCTCGATCGCGCACTTCGGTTTCATCGGGGTGGGCATCTTCGCCTTCACCACCCAGGCCGGCACCGGCGCGGTGCTCTACATGGTCAACCACGGGCTCGCCACCGGCCTGCTCTTCCTGGTGGTGGGCATGCTCATCACCCGGCGCGGCTCGGCGCTGATCAGCGACTTCGGCGGCGCCGGCAAGCTGGTGCCGCTCCTGGCCGGGGTGCTCTTCTTCGCCGGTCTGGCCTCGCTCGCGCTGCCCGGCACCGCGCCGTTCGTCTCCGAGTTCCTGGTGCTGATCGGCACGTTCACGGTGAACAAGCCGGTCGCCGTGATCGCGACGCTCGGCATCATCCTGGCGGCCGCGTACGTGCTGTGGATGGTGCAGCGCACCACCCAGGGCACGCTCAACCCGGCGTTGACCCAGATCGACGGCATGCGGCGTGACCTGAACCTGCGCGAGAAGTTCGTGGTCGCCCCGCTGATCGCGCTGATCGTGCTGTTCGGCTTCTACCCGAAGCCGGTCATCGACGTGATCAACCCGGCCGTGCAGGCGACCATGCAGGACGTCGGCAGGACCGACCCCGCCCCGACCTCGGGCGGCACAGTCCAGGAGGCGGCCAAGTGA
- the nuoL gene encoding NADH-quinone oxidoreductase subunit L — protein MGTILTNAPAEPVGTVAYATADGLLGSVWLLVAIPLVSAVVLLLLGRRADRWGHWLGVAAIGAAFVLGLTYFLQLRGLENKSVELSLWDFIMVGDLRVDFGLLFDPLAAVFVLLITGVGFLIHLYAVEYMAHDPGRRRFFAYFNLFVAAMLLLVLGNNYVMLYFGWEGVGLASYLLISFWYERPSAATAGKKAFLMNRVGDAGLAIGIFIMFATLGTTQYDEVFNGVGSLTATTVLVLGLLLLLGATGKSGQFPLQAWLPDAMEGPTPVSALIHAATMVTAGVYLIARSNPIFSANTTLQLVVVSVGALTLLIGCVIGAAKDDIKRVLAWSTVSQIGYMFLGVGLGGGAYALAIVHLLAHGFFKANMFLGAGSVMHGMNDQVDIRRFGGLSKYMKITWITFMMGWLAIIGMFPFSGFFSKEPIIVAAFERDDWTAWLFGMAALAGAGLTAFYMTRLFVLTFHGPKRWTEDIEHPHESPKLMTIPLILLGVGSVGAGFLLATSVPDWLTATAGLGGQEAEHHAVLSHTVITVLSLLVTVVGAGLAWFLFRKGTAIAPQPAGVVVTAARRNLYTDAFNEAIFEKPGIFLTRALVYLDNRGIDGLVNGLAAGIGGGSARLRRLQTGFVRSYATSILTGALLVVAAFLAVQAGWLT, from the coding sequence GTGGGAACGATTCTGACGAACGCCCCGGCTGAGCCGGTGGGCACCGTCGCCTACGCGACGGCGGACGGGCTGCTGGGCAGCGTCTGGCTGCTGGTGGCGATTCCGCTGGTCAGCGCGGTGGTCCTGCTGCTGCTCGGCCGGCGGGCGGACCGCTGGGGGCACTGGCTCGGGGTGGCTGCCATCGGCGCCGCGTTCGTGCTGGGCCTGACCTACTTCCTCCAGCTGCGTGGCCTGGAGAACAAGTCGGTCGAGCTGAGCCTGTGGGACTTCATCATGGTCGGCGACCTGCGGGTGGACTTCGGTCTGCTGTTCGACCCGCTGGCCGCCGTCTTCGTGCTGCTGATCACCGGGGTGGGCTTCCTGATCCACCTCTACGCGGTCGAGTACATGGCGCACGACCCGGGACGCCGGCGGTTCTTCGCCTACTTCAACCTGTTCGTCGCCGCCATGCTGCTGCTGGTGCTCGGCAACAACTACGTGATGCTCTACTTCGGCTGGGAGGGCGTCGGTCTGGCGTCGTACCTGCTGATCTCCTTCTGGTACGAGCGGCCCAGCGCCGCCACGGCCGGCAAGAAGGCGTTCCTGATGAACCGGGTCGGCGACGCCGGCCTGGCGATCGGCATCTTCATCATGTTCGCCACCCTCGGCACCACCCAGTACGACGAGGTCTTCAACGGGGTCGGCTCGCTGACCGCGACCACGGTGCTGGTGCTCGGCCTGCTGCTGCTGCTCGGCGCGACCGGCAAGTCCGGCCAGTTCCCGCTCCAGGCGTGGCTGCCGGACGCGATGGAGGGCCCGACCCCGGTGTCGGCGCTCATCCACGCCGCCACCATGGTCACCGCCGGTGTCTACCTGATCGCCCGGTCGAACCCGATCTTCTCGGCCAACACCACCCTCCAACTGGTGGTGGTGAGCGTCGGCGCGCTGACGCTGCTGATCGGCTGTGTCATCGGCGCGGCCAAGGACGACATCAAGCGGGTGCTGGCCTGGTCGACGGTGAGCCAGATCGGCTACATGTTCCTCGGCGTCGGTCTCGGCGGCGGAGCGTACGCGCTGGCGATCGTTCACCTGCTGGCGCACGGCTTCTTCAAGGCCAACATGTTCCTCGGCGCCGGCTCGGTCATGCACGGCATGAACGACCAGGTCGACATCCGCCGCTTCGGCGGGCTGTCGAAGTACATGAAGATCACCTGGATCACCTTCATGATGGGCTGGCTCGCCATCATCGGCATGTTCCCGTTCTCCGGCTTCTTCTCCAAGGAGCCGATCATCGTGGCCGCGTTCGAGCGGGACGACTGGACGGCCTGGCTCTTCGGCATGGCCGCGCTGGCCGGCGCCGGGCTCACCGCGTTCTACATGACCCGGCTCTTCGTGCTCACCTTCCACGGGCCGAAGCGCTGGACGGAGGACATCGAGCACCCGCACGAGTCGCCGAAGCTGATGACCATTCCGCTGATCCTGCTCGGCGTGGGTTCGGTCGGGGCCGGCTTCCTGCTCGCCACCTCGGTGCCGGACTGGCTGACGGCCACCGCCGGGCTGGGCGGCCAGGAGGCGGAGCACCACGCGGTGCTCTCGCACACCGTGATCACCGTGCTGTCGCTGCTGGTCACCGTCGTCGGCGCGGGCCTGGCCTGGTTCCTGTTCCGCAAGGGCACGGCCATCGCGCCGCAGCCGGCCGGTGTGGTGGTCACCGCCGCCCGACGCAACCTCTACACGGACGCGTTCAACGAGGCGATCTTCGAGAAGCCGGGCATCTTCCTCACCCGGGCACTGGTCTACCTGGACAACCGGGGCATCGACGGGCTGGTCAACGGCCTCGCGGCGGGGATCGGTGGCGGCTCGGCCCGGCTCCGGCGGCTCCAGACGGGCTTCGTCCGGTCGTACGCCACCTCGATCCTGACCGGCGCGCTGCTGGTCGTGGCGGCGTTCCTGGCCGTCCAGGCGGGGTGGCTGACGTGA
- the nuoK gene encoding NADH-quinone oxidoreductase subunit NuoK has protein sequence MGEFFSVEPNYYLILAAVLFTIGAAGVLVRRNAIVLFMCIELMLNAANLTLVTFSRINGDLNGQIMAFFVMVVAAAEVVVGLAIIMAIFRTRRSASVDDANLLKY, from the coding sequence ATGGGCGAGTTCTTCTCGGTCGAGCCGAACTACTACCTGATCCTGGCCGCGGTGCTGTTCACCATCGGCGCTGCCGGTGTGCTCGTCCGACGCAACGCGATCGTGTTGTTCATGTGCATCGAGCTGATGCTCAACGCGGCCAACCTGACGCTGGTCACCTTCAGCCGGATCAACGGTGACCTCAACGGCCAGATCATGGCGTTCTTCGTGATGGTGGTGGCGGCGGCCGAGGTCGTGGTCGGGCTCGCGATCATCATGGCGATCTTCCGGACCCGACGCTCCGCGAGCGTCGACGACGCCAACCTGCTGAAGTACTGA
- a CDS encoding NADH-quinone oxidoreductase subunit J produces MTTQTVLAAAGGVSGGEQVTFWILAPLALIGGIGMVAARNAVHSALWLVLTMLCLGVFYVLQAGPFIGMVQIIVYTGAIMMLFLFVLMLVGRDASDSLIETLRGQRVAALLLALGFAGLVGTGLYRGLDGVTAVGLAEPNAEGNVQGIARLLFTKYVFAFELTSALLVTAAIGAMVLAHLERRKEDKLDQPKTMRARFAPGNYPGPKPGPGVFATSSSVATPARLPDGRLSERSTPDILPVRELTDRETSLKGTDR; encoded by the coding sequence ATGACCACGCAGACGGTGCTCGCCGCGGCGGGCGGGGTCTCCGGTGGGGAACAGGTGACGTTCTGGATCCTGGCCCCGCTGGCGCTGATCGGCGGAATCGGGATGGTCGCGGCGCGCAACGCCGTGCACTCGGCGCTCTGGCTGGTGCTGACCATGCTCTGCCTGGGCGTGTTCTACGTGCTCCAGGCCGGGCCGTTCATCGGCATGGTGCAGATCATCGTCTACACCGGCGCCATCATGATGCTGTTCCTGTTCGTGCTGATGCTGGTCGGCCGCGACGCCTCCGACTCGCTGATCGAGACGCTACGTGGCCAGCGGGTCGCAGCGCTGCTGCTGGCGCTCGGCTTCGCCGGCCTGGTCGGCACCGGCCTCTACCGAGGCCTGGACGGCGTCACCGCGGTCGGCCTGGCCGAGCCGAACGCCGAGGGCAACGTGCAGGGCATCGCCCGGCTGCTGTTCACCAAGTACGTCTTCGCCTTCGAGCTCACCTCGGCGCTGCTCGTCACGGCCGCGATCGGTGCGATGGTGCTGGCCCACCTCGAGCGGCGCAAGGAAGACAAGCTGGACCAGCCGAAGACGATGCGGGCGCGCTTCGCCCCGGGCAACTACCCGGGCCCGAAGCCCGGCCCGGGTGTCTTCGCGACCTCCTCCTCCGTGGCCACCCCGGCCCGGCTGCCCGACGGCCGGCTGTCCGAGCGGAGCACCCCGGACATCCTGCCGGTGCGCGAGCTCACCGACCGGGAAACCTCGCTGAAGGGGACGGACCGGTGA
- the nuoI gene encoding NADH-quinone oxidoreductase subunit NuoI — MGAITGTFKGFGVTFSHMFKKVITTDYPFKPPVSAPRYHGRHILNRHPDGLEKCIGCELCAWACPADAIYVEGGDNTDEQRFSPGERYASIYQINYARCIFCGLCIEACPTRSLTMSNEYELARDNRQDLIFTKEQLLAPLLEGMEQPPHPMRLGDSEKDYYVGALTNPGTSAGAEHSANNPGRYQVEEHPGVTFPGAEQHAQRAAAAKGDGA; from the coding sequence GTGGGCGCGATCACCGGAACGTTCAAGGGATTCGGTGTCACCTTCTCGCACATGTTCAAGAAGGTCATCACCACCGACTACCCGTTCAAGCCGCCGGTGTCGGCGCCGCGCTACCACGGGCGGCACATCCTCAACCGGCACCCGGACGGGCTGGAGAAGTGCATCGGCTGCGAGCTGTGCGCCTGGGCCTGCCCGGCGGACGCCATCTACGTCGAGGGCGGCGACAACACCGACGAGCAGCGCTTCTCGCCGGGTGAGCGGTACGCCAGCATCTACCAGATCAACTATGCCCGTTGCATCTTCTGCGGGCTCTGCATCGAGGCCTGCCCGACCCGTTCGCTCACCATGAGCAACGAGTACGAGCTGGCCCGGGACAACCGGCAGGATCTGATCTTCACGAAGGAGCAGCTGCTCGCGCCACTGCTGGAGGGCATGGAGCAGCCGCCGCACCCGATGCGACTCGGCGACAGCGAGAAGGACTACTACGTCGGCGCGCTCACCAACCCGGGCACCTCGGCCGGCGCGGAGCACTCGGCCAACAACCCGGGCCGGTACCAGGTGGAGGAGCACCCCGGGGTGACCTTCCCCGGCGCCGAGCAGCACGCCCAGCGGGCGGCGGCAGCCAAGGGGGACGGAGCATGA
- the nuoH gene encoding NADH-quinone oxidoreductase subunit NuoH gives MNAVYLAQDPTLADFGRDPWWLVLGKIVFAFVVAVLATLLGVWFERRVVGRMAVRPGPNQAGPFGLLQTLADGLKLAFKEDILPRTADKVVFFFAPVISVVCAVTALSVIPFGPMVSIFGHRTPLQVTDVPVAVLVVLAFSSLAVYGIVLGGWASGSTYPLLGGLRSAAQLVSYEVAMGLSVVAVFMTAGTMSTSGIVAAQGDGTRLSIGGFEVPAPGWYALLLLPSFIIFFIAIVGETNRAPFDLPEAESELVAGFQTEYSSLKFALFMLSEYVAMVTMSAFTVTLFLGGWHAPWPITSIWAGANSGWWPMLWFFAKVVMLVFVFVWLRGTLPRLRYDQFMRFGWKVLLPINLVWILVLAGLRSIEDWDSRGKLIAVGIPAGLLLLATLLWPSRKKQPKPTVQEQVNSRPHGSFPLPPMDLQVPPSPRTRRVVAEREPANIAAGPDSREV, from the coding sequence GTGAACGCGGTCTACCTGGCCCAGGATCCGACGCTGGCCGACTTCGGCCGGGACCCCTGGTGGTTGGTCCTCGGCAAGATCGTCTTCGCGTTCGTCGTCGCCGTGCTGGCCACGCTGCTCGGCGTCTGGTTCGAGCGCCGGGTCGTGGGCCGCATGGCGGTGCGGCCCGGCCCCAACCAGGCCGGCCCGTTCGGCCTGCTGCAGACCCTCGCCGACGGCCTGAAGCTGGCCTTCAAGGAGGACATCCTCCCGCGGACCGCCGACAAGGTCGTCTTCTTCTTCGCTCCGGTGATCTCGGTGGTCTGCGCGGTCACCGCGCTCTCGGTGATCCCGTTCGGGCCGATGGTCAGCATCTTCGGGCACCGGACGCCGCTGCAGGTCACCGACGTGCCGGTGGCGGTGCTGGTGGTGCTGGCCTTCTCCTCGCTGGCCGTGTACGGCATCGTGCTCGGCGGCTGGGCCAGCGGCTCCACGTACCCGCTGCTCGGCGGCCTGCGCTCCGCCGCTCAGCTGGTCTCGTACGAGGTCGCCATGGGCCTGAGCGTCGTCGCGGTCTTCATGACCGCCGGCACCATGTCGACCAGCGGGATCGTCGCCGCCCAGGGCGACGGCACCCGGCTGAGCATCGGGGGCTTCGAGGTTCCGGCCCCCGGCTGGTACGCGCTCCTGCTGCTCCCCAGCTTCATCATCTTCTTCATCGCCATCGTCGGTGAGACGAACCGGGCGCCGTTCGACCTGCCCGAAGCGGAGTCGGAGCTGGTGGCGGGCTTCCAAACGGAGTACAGCTCGCTGAAGTTCGCGCTCTTCATGCTCAGCGAGTACGTCGCGATGGTGACGATGTCGGCGTTCACCGTGACGCTCTTCCTCGGCGGCTGGCACGCGCCGTGGCCGATCACCTCCATCTGGGCGGGCGCCAACTCCGGCTGGTGGCCGATGCTGTGGTTCTTCGCCAAGGTCGTCATGCTCGTCTTCGTCTTCGTCTGGCTGCGGGGCACGCTGCCCCGGCTGCGCTACGACCAGTTCATGCGCTTCGGCTGGAAGGTCCTGCTCCCGATCAACCTGGTCTGGATCCTGGTCCTGGCCGGTCTGCGCTCGATCGAGGACTGGGACTCGCGCGGCAAGCTGATCGCCGTCGGCATCCCCGCTGGCCTCCTGCTGCTCGCCACGCTGCTCTGGCCGAGCCGGAAGAAGCAGCCGAAGCCGACGGTCCAGGAGCAGGTCAACAGCCGGCCGCACGGCAGCTTCCCGCTGCCCCCGATGGACCTGCAGGTACCACCGAGCCCGCGCACGAGGCGCGTGGTCGCCGAGCGGGAACCGGCCAACATCGCCGCCGGCCCGGACTCCAGGGAGGTGTGA
- a CDS encoding NADH-quinone oxidoreductase subunit G: MTDVVKQTDTVTLTIDGVEVTAPKGALLIRVAEQLGTEIPRFCDHPLLAPAGACRQCLVEVEGQRKPVASCTQTVADGMVVRTQLTSSVAKKAQEGVMELLLLNHPLDCPMCDKGGECPLQNQAMSTGRADSRFHEHKREYPKPLPISTQVLLDRERCVLCQRCTRFSDEIAGDKFIDLMGRSSAEEINIYRDEDYGVGADTGCGGSASAGTGCACHAGSASADAPAVSGDVPFNSYFSGNTVQICPVGALTGTQYRFRARPFDLVSSPSVCEHCSAGCAQRTDWRRGKVLRRLAGDDPAVNEEWNCDKGRWGFQYARAFDRLTTPLVRDEQTGELREAAWSEALAVAAEGLRAARDGGRGTAVLTGGRLTVEDAYAYAKFARVALNTNDIDFRARPVSREETDFLASSVAGVTDVTYADVEKAPAVVLVGLEPEEECPILFLRLRKAYLKKKLTVYALAPFATRGLEKLGAKLARVVPGEEATVLAEHATVAEALSAEGAILIVGERLASVPGGLSAAADVARRTGARLAWVPRRAGDRGAVDAGCLPNLLPGGRLVNEPAGRAELGEAWDIAAGVIPSQAGRDTDGILAAAAGGQLGALVVAGVDPADLADPRLAEAALDEVPFLVSLELRMSAVARRADVVFPVAPVAEKAGSFLDWEGRLRTFEAVLHTAAMTDGRVLDALAAQLDVQLGTGDVLSVRRELGALPRTRTDRPAAPSVEPAAVREPGAGEAVLATWHQLIDLGSLIDGDEYLAGTARPPVVRLGKGTAEALGVADGDPVTVGTDRGALTLPVEITEMPDGVVWLPTNSPGSTVRRSLGATSGAVVRISAAAVAADAADRPGPLLNAGGVQQ; this comes from the coding sequence CCGGCGCGTGCCGGCAGTGCCTGGTCGAGGTGGAGGGGCAGCGCAAGCCGGTCGCCTCCTGCACCCAGACCGTCGCCGACGGCATGGTGGTACGCACCCAGCTCACCTCCAGCGTCGCCAAGAAGGCGCAGGAGGGGGTCATGGAGCTGCTGCTGCTCAACCACCCGCTCGACTGCCCGATGTGTGACAAGGGCGGCGAGTGCCCGCTGCAGAACCAGGCCATGTCGACCGGCCGCGCCGACTCGCGGTTCCACGAGCACAAGCGGGAGTATCCGAAGCCGTTGCCGATCAGCACGCAGGTGCTGCTCGACCGCGAGCGCTGCGTGCTCTGCCAGCGCTGCACCCGGTTCTCCGACGAGATCGCCGGCGACAAGTTCATCGACCTGATGGGCCGGTCGTCCGCCGAGGAGATCAACATCTACCGGGACGAGGACTACGGCGTAGGGGCGGACACCGGCTGCGGCGGCTCTGCCTCCGCCGGCACCGGCTGTGCGTGCCATGCCGGCTCGGCCTCCGCCGACGCTCCGGCTGTCTCCGGGGATGTGCCCTTCAACTCGTACTTCTCCGGGAACACGGTGCAGATCTGCCCGGTCGGCGCGCTGACCGGCACCCAGTACCGGTTCCGGGCCCGGCCGTTCGACCTGGTCTCCTCCCCGAGCGTCTGCGAGCACTGCTCGGCCGGCTGCGCCCAGCGCACCGACTGGCGCCGCGGCAAGGTGCTGCGCCGGCTGGCCGGCGACGACCCGGCGGTGAACGAGGAGTGGAACTGCGACAAGGGGCGGTGGGGCTTCCAGTACGCCCGCGCCTTCGACCGGCTCACCACGCCTCTGGTCCGCGACGAGCAGACCGGCGAGCTGCGTGAGGCGGCGTGGAGCGAGGCGCTGGCCGTCGCCGCCGAGGGGCTGCGCGCGGCGCGGGACGGCGGGCGGGGCACGGCGGTGCTGACCGGCGGCCGGCTGACCGTCGAGGACGCCTACGCGTACGCGAAGTTCGCCCGGGTCGCCCTGAACACCAACGACATCGACTTCCGGGCCCGGCCGGTCTCCCGCGAGGAGACCGACTTCCTGGCCAGCTCGGTCGCCGGGGTCACCGACGTCACGTACGCCGACGTGGAGAAGGCGCCGGCCGTGGTGCTGGTCGGCCTGGAGCCGGAGGAGGAGTGCCCCATCCTCTTCCTGCGGCTGCGCAAGGCGTACCTGAAGAAGAAGCTGACGGTGTACGCGCTCGCGCCGTTCGCCACCCGCGGCCTGGAGAAGCTCGGGGCCAAGCTGGCCCGGGTGGTGCCGGGCGAGGAGGCGACCGTGCTCGCCGAGCACGCGACGGTCGCCGAGGCGCTCAGCGCCGAGGGCGCGATCCTGATCGTCGGCGAGCGGCTGGCCAGCGTGCCGGGCGGGCTCTCCGCGGCGGCGGACGTGGCCCGGCGTACCGGCGCGAGGCTGGCCTGGGTGCCGCGGCGCGCGGGTGACCGCGGTGCGGTCGACGCGGGCTGCCTGCCCAACCTGCTTCCCGGTGGCCGCCTGGTCAACGAGCCGGCCGGCCGGGCCGAGCTCGGTGAGGCGTGGGACATCGCGGCCGGGGTGATCCCGAGCCAGGCCGGCCGGGACACCGACGGCATCCTCGCCGCCGCCGCCGGCGGTCAGCTAGGCGCGCTGGTGGTGGCCGGGGTCGACCCGGCCGACCTGGCCGACCCGAGGCTGGCCGAGGCGGCCCTGGACGAGGTGCCGTTCCTGGTCAGCCTGGAGCTGCGGATGAGCGCGGTGGCCCGGCGGGCCGACGTGGTCTTCCCCGTCGCCCCGGTGGCCGAGAAGGCCGGCAGCTTCCTGGACTGGGAGGGCCGGCTGCGTACCTTCGAGGCGGTGCTGCACACCGCCGCGATGACCGACGGCCGGGTGCTCGACGCGCTCGCCGCGCAGCTCGACGTGCAGCTCGGCACCGGCGACGTGCTCAGCGTCCGCCGTGAGCTGGGTGCGCTGCCGCGGACCCGCACCGACCGTCCCGCCGCCCCGTCGGTGGAGCCGGCCGCAGTGCGGGAGCCGGGTGCCGGTGAGGCGGTGCTCGCCACCTGGCACCAGCTGATCGACCTGGGCAGCCTCATCGACGGCGACGAGTACCTCGCCGGCACCGCCCGCCCGCCGGTGGTCCGGCTGGGCAAGGGCACCGCGGAGGCGCTCGGCGTCGCCGACGGTGACCCGGTGACGGTGGGCACCGACCGGGGGGCGCTGACCCTGCCGGTGGAGATCACCGAGATGCCGGACGGCGTCGTCTGGTTGCCGACCAACTCGCCCGGCTCGACCGTGCGGCGCAGCCTCGGCGCGACGTCCGGAGCGGTCGTGCGGATCTCCGCCGCCGCGGTCGCCGCCGACGCGGCCGACCGCCCGGGCCCGCTCCTCAACGCAGGGGGTGTACAGCAGTGA